The sequence below is a genomic window from Bradyrhizobium septentrionale.
GCTTGCGCCCCGAGGCCGCCGCAGCGGCCGGACTTGCAGCCGGCGCCGGGGCAGCCTTCTGCGCCTGTGCCAGCGCGTCCGATGTCAACGCCGCTGCTGCGACCAGCGAGGATGTACCGAGTAGCAAATTTCGGCGATTGATCGCCTGTTCCGCTTCGGTCTGGCTCCTGTTCCTGGTTTCATTGCTCATTCGACACTCCTTACTTTTCAGAAGGCCGTTGCGACGGTCGAGAGACGGCAGGCCGGCTCACCGAAGGATGAGCCGGGTGCACAGAGTTAGCGATTTTGCAGTTGCTGCTGGATGATCCGGTTCAGTCCGGCGCGGACCTTGTCGATATCCATTCCTTCGGTTAGCGCCTTCTTCTGCTTGATCCCGTCCATCATGCCTTCCAGGATGTTGGCGGGATTGAAGCTCGGCGGGAAGGCGCGCGGCGGAAACTCCTTGAACGTCGCGACGAACTGGAACACCTCATCCATCATGCCGTAGGCGCTGCCGACATGATTCAGATTCCAGTCCCAAAAGGTGTTGGAGGTGATGTCGGCGCGCTCGAAGGGGTCCTGCATCAGGTTGAATATCTTCTGCAGGCGGAGCGTGGTGAAGGGTTCGGCCCACAGCCCCATCGTCCCTTCCTTGCGCTGCTCGGAGAAGACGTATTTGTAGTCGCCCTGCCGGAAGCACACCAACAGGCCGTCATCGTCCGAGTAAAAAAACTTGTCGCGCGCGCTCTTGGTGCCGTTGTTGTTTGCGGCGGTCCCGCTGACGTTCCGGAGGAACGCCGACTGGTCGTAGCCGTCGAGATGGACCTTGTAGTTGATGCCGTTCGCGGTGTAGCCGGATTTAAGCTTGTTGACGATGTCGGGTTCGCCGGCAATCGCGCACAGCGTTGGGATCCAGTCGTTGTGGCTCATGAGTTCGTTGCTGACCGTACCGGGCTTGATCACACCGGGCCAGCGGACAAGGCAAGGCACGCGGAAAGCGCCCTCCCAATTGGTGTTCTTCTCGGAACGGAACCAGGTCATCGCACCGTCGGGCCAGGTGTTCATGTGGGGCCCGTTGTCGCTCGAATAGACCACAATGGTGTCGTTCGCGATTCCCAGATCGTCCAGCGCCTTGAGCAGTGAGCCGACGGTGTCGTCGTGCTCCATCATGCCGTCGATGTACTCGCTGTCGCCGTGGGTGTAGCGGCCCCGATGGTCGGCGCGCACGTGCGTGCGCAGATGCATGCGCGTCGCATTGAACCAGCAGAAGAACGGCTTGCCGGCCGCCTGCTGCCGCTTGATGAAATCGATCGCCGCCGCGGACGTTTCGTCATCGACCGTCTCCATGCGCTTCTTGGTCAGGGCGCCGGTATCCTCGATGGTCTGCTTTCCGATCTTGCCGAACCGCGGATCGACCGTGGGATCGTCACGATCCGTCGCCTTGCAGCGCAGCACGCCGCGCGGGCCGAACTTGGCGCGGTAGGCCGGATCCTTGGGATAGTCGGGCAGCTCCGGCTCTTCCTCGGCATTGAGATGGTAGAGGTTGCCGAAGAACTCGTCGAAGCCGTTCACGGTCGGCAGCGATTCGTTGCGGTCGCCGACGTGATTCTTGCCGAACTGACCGGTGGTATAGCCGAGATTCTTGAGCAGACCGCCGACCGACGGATCGAGCTGGCTCATCCCCATTGGCGCACCGGGAAAGCCGACCTTGGTCAGGCCGGAACGAATACCATGCTGGCCGGTGAGAAACGCTGCGCGGCCGGCCGTGCAAGACTGCTCGCCGTAATAATGCTGCATCTTGAGGCCTTCGCGCGCAATGCGGTCGATGCTTGGCGTCTCGTATCCCATCAAGCCATTCGAATAGGCGCTGATGTTCGCGATGCCGATGTCGTCACCCCAGATCACCAGGATATTCGGCTTGCGGCCCGAGGTCGCCGCAGGCGACGGACTTGCAGCCGACGCAGGCGCTGCCTTCTGCGCCTGCGCGAACGCATCGGACGTCAATGTCGCCGCGGCCACCAGGGTGGATGTGCCCAGCAAGAGATTGCGACGGTCGATAGCCTTGTCGGCCTGTTTCTTGTTCTCGGCGTCGTTACTCATAAGAAACTCCTTACATTGCAAAGGCCTTCACTTCGTCGGGTGAGAAACGGCTGGCGACGACCGCACCACGCAGCGGAATCCGACATGGCTGGTCGACGTATCGACCGGCTCGGCATGGCGCGCGGCCGGGCGATAGCGGCGGCAATAATTCGGCGCACAGAGATGCGAGCCGCCTTTCAGCACCTTGCGCGGAATCCTGATCGCCGGCTGACAGGTGTCGTAGCTCGCCTCCTCGCGGCCGCCGCGCGGATTCTGCGGGATGCAGCAGGGTTTTGCGGCGCCGGCCTCATGGCGGGCCGACCACCAGTCGGCGGTCCACTCCCAGACATTGCCGATCATGTCGTGGACGCCGTAGCCGTTCGGCGGGAACGCGGTGACGGGCGAGGTTCGGTCAAAACCGTCCTCGCAGAGATTCTGCAGCGGGAAATTGCCCTGCCAGGTGTTGGCCATGTGCTTGCCGCCGGGCGTCAGGGCATTGCCCCAGGCATATTCCTCATCCTCGAGCCCGCCGCGCGCCGCGAACTCCCACTCCGCTTCGGTCGCAAGCTCCTTGCCGGCCCATTTGGCGTAGGCGAGCGCATCGGCATAGGCGACGTGGACGACCGGATGGCTGCCGAGCACATTGATGTTGCTGCGCGGGCCATAGGGGCGGCGCCAGTTTGCGCCCCGCAGGAAGGTCCACCATTGGCTCCAGTCGCGCAGGGTGTGGACGCGGCGCGGCGGAGAAAACACCAGCGAGCCGGCGTACAGCATGTGCGGCAGCGCGCCGGGATATTGCGCGGGATCGGGCGGCCGCTCGGCGAACGTGATGTGGCCGGTCTCCCGCACGAAGTCGCGGAATTGGGCGTTGGTCACCGGCGTGCGGTCGATCCAGAAGCCATCGACCGACGCCCGATGCGACGGCGCTTCCTCGGGATAATGCTGGTCCGATCCCATGCGGAACGTGCCGCCGGGAATCCAGACCATGTCGTCGGTCTGCATGCGGTCGTCCGGCTCTGCTTCAGCGGAAGCGATCTCGGCCCGGGACATGGCGATACACCTGTTCGCGCATTACCGCGGGCAACAGTCCCAAAAACCCTGTGTTCTCGACGGGTCGGTGATTTCGTTGAGTGCTACGCGGAAGATCTTGCTGAAGATCGCAGGCTTGAAGATCGCAGGATTGGCTTCTCGGTGATCGAACGTCGTGCTCGATTGCATTGTCGCGCCCTTCCATTTTTTGATGCTGCACTTTTTCGGCAGCGTTGATTGCGTCAGGCCTTCTTCCCTTTCTCTCCTCGTCGCCATCTACGCGAACGCTCGCGTGCGCAACCGCTCTCGCGGCGCGTGATCCGTCCCGCCGGACGTCGTCACGAGCTGTTTCGCTTTGAGATCAAACGATAGCGCAACGCGTTATGCGTGGCATGTGCACTTTGTGCCAATCTCAACCCCAAGGCGTGCAGCCTTAACGAACGATGTCCCAATTCCATCAATCCGATGCCGCCGCCAGGAAAACTTTCTCGAAAAACAGGCGAAAACTGCACGTTTGCGAGAGCTGCCCTACGGTCTCGCCATGCGTATTCGACCGACCGAGGCACGATGTCGCAGGGCCGGTGTTGCACTGGCCGCAATCACGCGGATTCGTCGCAGACGCCAACTAACGTCGCAGCGATGACGGCCAACGAGCCAGTCTCCCGCCGCTTCGGCGATCTCGGAGCTGGAACAATGTGGCGCTTCGCAAGCAAGCGAAGTCGCTGGGTCGGCATCTGCGCTTCAGTGCCCCCGATCTGCTGAGCAATCCCGTCGTCGCGTCGCCCCAAGCCATGGGCCTGAGGGGCTTTTTTTCGCGCGCGCTCAGCGGCTCCGCCGATGTCGTCACTGTGCGAACATGGCAAACGCGACGATGACAACTGGGCTTAAGCCCAGGATCACAGCGCAGAATCGAAAGAATATGTCATCCAACATGACACAACCCCACGTAGACGAGAAATCTACGCCGGGAAAACTCGGCAGTTCCAGTGCAGTTTGTGCCAGTTGCTACCCACCGAAATATAATACCCGCGGGCAGCGCAGTACGAGCCGGCGTAGCCCGAAATCGCGATCACTGAGTTGTCCGACGTGGCAGGCTCCAGCGGCTGCCGAAGGACTGGCAGTGAATTTCTACAAAAGCGCCACCAAGCCAACCGACGAGGCGGTCAACGACACCAGCGCAGCGCCGAGGATCATCCATAGCGTGTCGAGCTTCGTCGTGAACAACAGTATGAAGCACACAATGGCGATTGCCCACGTGACTGGACCCGTCAAGCCGTCGTGACCGAGCGGAATGGCGGCGGCAAGCAACAGGCCTGCGCTGGCGATGACGATGGTCTGCAGGATCGACTTGACGCGAGGATGTCCCATCTTGCGGCCGACGAAGTGCACAAGCGGAATGATCAAGAGCGCCGGCGTGATCATGGCAAGCCAACCCGCGATGGCACCCGGCAAACCGGCGGCGAAATAGCCAGCACTGACAACCCAAAGCCCGACCGGCCCCGGGGAGCTTCGCGTGATCACGACCGCCTCGTTCAGCTGCTCGTTGGTCAGCACGTGGTACTGATTGACCAAGCTCTCCTGAATGACCGGCAGCGAGGCCAACCCGGCGAATGCGGTGGCGGTGCCCTTCAACAGCAGGAGATAGAGCAGCACGATGTTCATGACCTCGCCTCCGGCAGGAAGATGCCAACGATGGCCGCGAGCAACAGCACCTCAATTGGCGACAGGCCGATCAGGACATTCAGGATGAAGGCCGCTGCGCCGACCAGCGCGACGCGAAGACGGTTGCCCGCCGTGAAGTACGGGTGCGCGATTGTCCACACCGTTTTGACGGTAATGGCGACGGCAGCGGCGATAGCGCCCTTGATGGCTGCCTGCGCGTAGGGATTTTCCTGCCACTTGGAGAACAGCACCGTTATGACGATGACGATAAGTGTGCAGGGTATTGAGGCCGCGAGGAGCACGACGACAGCACCTGGCCACCGGCGCAACATCCAGCCAATGCCAACGCAGAAGGCAAGAACGTTGGTGCCCGGCGTCAATCGGCCAAGAGCGAACGATAACGCAAACTGCTCCTCAGTCACCCAGCGGCGCTTGGCAACGATTTCACCATGGATGACGGCCGTGGTGGCGCTCCCGCCGCCAAGCGTGAAGTTGGCGTAGCGGATAAAAACGCTGGCGATGTCGGCAAGTCGGATCATGGCAGCCACGACGGTTAAGGCGCTGCGCGCGCCGGTACCTGAACGGTGCCCGTCATCCGTCGTGGCGGTGTGCTTCACGATCCGCTTACGGCGGGCCGTGGGGCAGAGGCGATGTAACTGGATGAGCGCAGGACTGTCCAGCGAAATGCCGATGCGTGGCGCTTTTGGTTCAAAGCCGTCACCCGCGCGACGGACTGTGTGAAGCCTTTCGGCACACCGCAGCCAGGCGTGACGGAGAGCGATCCCGTCAGCGTCGCTGCACGCCGACGGTAGCCCGACGGGCAACTCAGCAAAACGCGTCAAGCCTTCACCGCAAAAATATTTCTGTTTATCGGCACACCCAACTCAGTGTATAGATTTGCCCGTCTCACCCGATCGAGGGGCGCTTGCGCATCGTCACGGGTGTTGCGGTGAGATGCGGTGGACGCTGAGGTCACGACCGACGAAACGTGATCGATGCGGACGGCGAAATCGTGTGGTCCTGACGCCCTAGCGGCAGGTGTCTCGTCGCAATATGCGAAAGCGTTTTGCGAGGGCGGTGACAAGCAAGCCCAGTCTCGCCGGGGAGAGCACGTATAAGCCGTAAAGCCATCGCGCAGGGAAAGCCGGAATGTCCCGGTTACACCTGTGGTCCTATCTCCCGTGCTTTTTGTTGCACGGGACCCATGGGTGCGATCGGCACCCGGCTTTCCCTGCGCCCTCTGATAATCGAGGGCGGACAAATGATGCAGAAACTCGGGTGCTTGGCGCCGCGAGATGAACGGACTTATCCGAACGTCGCAAGCGCACATCACACTTCGCAGGCTTTCCGCGGCGAGTCCGCGCTGCTAGGCTTAGGCGCCTTGGGAGGAAATGCATGTTCAGGAAATTGCTGATTGGTCTCACCGTGATTGCCTTTGCCGGTGCCGGCGCTGCTGTTGCGCAGCAGAGCGGCATCAAGCGCACGCCGCTGCAAAAGGTCGATTTCCCGGCGGGCTACAACACGGTGACCGCGATCGCCGAGGTTCCGGCCGGGGGTGCGTCGGGGCGTCACAGCCATCCCGGTGCTGAAACCGGCTATGTGCTCGAAGGCGAGCTCGAACTTGTGATCGATGGCCAGCCGCCGTTGAAAGTGAAGGCGGGCGATTCCTACCAGATCCCGGAAGGTGCGGTGCACGACGCCAAGGCCTCCGGCGACAAGCCGCTCAAGGTGCTCGGAGTCTACGTGGTCAAGGCCGGCGAGCCCCTGGCAAAACCGGCGCCATGAGCAGAACCAATTGGCTTTCCGCCAGTTGGTTCATCTGAGCTTCAGGTACGGCGCGAGCGACAATTTGCGCTCGCTGGAGATTGATATTTTGCCGGTTTGCAGGGACTTGAACTGAACGGATGCGCGGTCGATTTCGTCGAATTTCATTGCCGCGCCGCCTCGTCGCCGATCTGATGTACGCGTCGGCCGGCATGCCGTTTGTTTCCCTGACACGCTCCCTGAACGTCCGCGCCGTGGTCGAGGCCCGCGCTGGCACGGCGCAGGCGCCCGGCTGGACGGCCATCTTCGTCAAGGCATTCGCGCTGGTCGCCAAGACCGAGCCGACCCTGCGCACGCTGCACATCAAATGGCCCTGGCCGTGCCTCTACGAGCTGCCGCGCAGCGTCGGCATGGTGGCGATTGCGCGCGTTGAGAAGGGTGAGGACTGCGTGCTGTTCGAGCGCGTCTGCGCCGCCGACGAGATGGCGCTGACCGATGTCGACGCGCGCTGGGACCATCTGGTCTGCGACGCGGCCCTGATCGCCCGGACCTTGGCCCGGCTCGAGCAGGTATTGAGCGGCGTGATTGCCCCCGAATTGGGCGCGATCCGGCCGGAAAGCCGCGCCCGGCCGGTCCGCGCGGCGGCAACCAGGCTTCGAGGGGCGAAAACAGCCGATTTTGGCGTCGATTCGGCCCAAATCGCCCCGCGTTTTGTTTGACAGACCCGGACTTTCTCCTTAAGACCACCCTTGCTCGCGGGCCGGTTTCGGCCCGCGATGCGTTTCGCGACCCGTGGTTCTCCCCGAGCTTTCGAGGCGGACCTGTCGGTACAGGCCTTTTGGCCGGTACACAGGAGGGCGCGTCTCCTCAAACCTGAAACTGACAAAACGCCGGGCGCCAGGGTGCGACGGCTATACAAAGAGGACGCGATGACAAAGCGCAGTGAGGCGAAGTACAAGATCGATCGCCGCATGGGCCAGAATATCTGGGGCCGCCCGAAGAGCCCCGTGAACCGCCGCGAATACGGCCCCGGCCAGCACGGCCAGCGCCGCAAGGGCAAGCTCTCCGACTTCGGCGTGCAGCTCCGCGCCAAGCAGAAGCTCAAGGGCTACTACGCCAACATTTCCGAGCGCCAGTTCCACGGCATCTATGTCGAAGCCAGCCGCCTCA
It includes:
- a CDS encoding arylsulfatase, producing the protein MSNDAENKKQADKAIDRRNLLLGTSTLVAAATLTSDAFAQAQKAAPASAASPSPAATSGRKPNILVIWGDDIGIANISAYSNGLMGYETPSIDRIAREGLKMQHYYGEQSCTAGRAAFLTGQHGIRSGLTKVGFPGAPMGMSQLDPSVGGLLKNLGYTTGQFGKNHVGDRNESLPTVNGFDEFFGNLYHLNAEEEPELPDYPKDPAYRAKFGPRGVLRCKATDRDDPTVDPRFGKIGKQTIEDTGALTKKRMETVDDETSAAAIDFIKRQQAAGKPFFCWFNATRMHLRTHVRADHRGRYTHGDSEYIDGMMEHDDTVGSLLKALDDLGIANDTIVVYSSDNGPHMNTWPDGAMTWFRSEKNTNWEGAFRVPCLVRWPGVIKPGTVSNELMSHNDWIPTLCAIAGEPDIVNKLKSGYTANGINYKVHLDGYDQSAFLRNVSGTAANNNGTKSARDKFFYSDDDGLLVCFRQGDYKYVFSEQRKEGTMGLWAEPFTTLRLQKIFNLMQDPFERADITSNTFWDWNLNHVGSAYGMMDEVFQFVATFKEFPPRAFPPSFNPANILEGMMDGIKQKKALTEGMDIDKVRAGLNRIIQQQLQNR
- a CDS encoding formylglycine-generating enzyme family protein, whose amino-acid sequence is MSRAEIASAEAEPDDRMQTDDMVWIPGGTFRMGSDQHYPEEAPSHRASVDGFWIDRTPVTNAQFRDFVRETGHITFAERPPDPAQYPGALPHMLYAGSLVFSPPRRVHTLRDWSQWWTFLRGANWRRPYGPRSNINVLGSHPVVHVAYADALAYAKWAGKELATEAEWEFAARGGLEDEEYAWGNALTPGGKHMANTWQGNFPLQNLCEDGFDRTSPVTAFPPNGYGVHDMIGNVWEWTADWWSARHEAGAAKPCCIPQNPRGGREEASYDTCQPAIRIPRKVLKGGSHLCAPNYCRRYRPAARHAEPVDTSTSHVGFRCVVRSSPAVSHPTK
- a CDS encoding chromate transporter produces the protein MNIVLLYLLLLKGTATAFAGLASLPVIQESLVNQYHVLTNEQLNEAVVITRSSPGPVGLWVVSAGYFAAGLPGAIAGWLAMITPALLIIPLVHFVGRKMGHPRVKSILQTIVIASAGLLLAAAIPLGHDGLTGPVTWAIAIVCFILLFTTKLDTLWMILGAALVSLTASSVGLVALL
- a CDS encoding chromate transporter gives rise to the protein MKHTATTDDGHRSGTGARSALTVVAAMIRLADIASVFIRYANFTLGGGSATTAVIHGEIVAKRRWVTEEQFALSFALGRLTPGTNVLAFCVGIGWMLRRWPGAVVVLLAASIPCTLIVIVITVLFSKWQENPYAQAAIKGAIAAAVAITVKTVWTIAHPYFTAGNRLRVALVGAAAFILNVLIGLSPIEVLLLAAIVGIFLPEARS
- a CDS encoding cupin domain-containing protein, giving the protein MFRKLLIGLTVIAFAGAGAAVAQQSGIKRTPLQKVDFPAGYNTVTAIAEVPAGGASGRHSHPGAETGYVLEGELELVIDGQPPLKVKAGDSYQIPEGAVHDAKASGDKPLKVLGVYVVKAGEPLAKPAP